In a genomic window of Mageeibacillus indolicus UPII9-5:
- a CDS encoding InlB B-repeat-containing protein produces MFDIKLKKIPALLLALVMVASTVAPLNISEVYAQDAATQPVDTAILTPKPAAPASATPENTTPLPPTTSEENAAPTSHVEPDKSNYPNADQIGMEEGEAELGENSSFDVNQNPPLRARRIDGPDPMTDETALEQVKNPPMPTLYSLTLNFKGKKIKNGKETDPLVLHDPYQITVGENAWGNEWNDVHTKVKLFPADGYTIPGKGILAGKPDYSEVPRVEGEGENKFVELNYDNVVNLAKAADNQSADNQPDDTGANLKKAEVDYLYEPEEVEVAVNHTFQSLAQDNKGEYKYFSRKNIAASREKGYVGEERELKFLPDDQIEGFMPEPKGSKIVFPSAKLAQGYTKELRYLRQSYEVNYDTQGGTSIPPRKVRFGQRLPIPAEPKLDGSHFLGWITNKDLYEYTEDGAKKDGNNPIYKCPTEAEVAQLKSEIANSADGDPAAAKELSKSLSEQGKIITTAQLKDPNGKYYMPAGGVTFTAIYKFPENVHYTVYYWQEKANHPDRPNGYANIDEAMQDFDLITTTSAEAPPETDMVTGISPTNGQAVDLLKKHIGDPLFAPATVEEKKFRDNNFFYYYLFVSSFANIKNRQSGDSKYLRYSKYEPSFADLADQKTTEEMTKDLNHGKKVLLNGKGIYNVFLKRRVYTLKFDPTSVLVFQKTKTLDKPHHFKMIIGGKEYTEENPYTVTARYGESLSEKMIFPEYSEKEEKTDKPIFVGTLAEPNNSRVIDNSSNKAVKEDGYRVLNGWKTYIGEKVTKAEEITKPEEMQNSLWAVSQTPLTNPCMICAHDKDYNIKFLMSSTTLNQRQYEMVHYVCSVTDFVEKNPRIIKDSYFSAFSFDTGDNYRKYITSIPTVEEYYRDKNDRNPITDPNGPKDIFKLDIKEKDFEDAKKSLLDQFKSAKETIIDPNHNIDPDEEMKNIKWIDTTNLIKPGNENTEFLDKNGIRIIQYRRRRKKLFIHVDPENFSLPEDLRPAHKWYEKDAFDAVVAALTKPLTPNQPQKTEYLHVSYETPLSMVVNKLPKPTRPAWAKDCEFRGWSLDPNGAIMLAKYEGDENGKAKYRTVSEVTMPNVAQNIYAQWEDPRLFELQFDLAGGKLPEGSLTKENLLGSDEAAGDAKFDAAKNILTVKAGTSLRKNLNETPKSEGQAPNNEALVPEKDGYIFQGWKYEYYQTDERGKVKRDGNKRPIIDDEYLKISQGLPEYYVFGTPVYQAAKLTAQWVKNPFIKFKINHHFYNKQGKEILPAGKTAFFTETDEGRIGSDVTAIGRMQNSEWLLMTNEDFKKSGLTPPQWQDNSFFRRRKLVDPDPNSITANRAADSADWNPINDFDFYYKPIRRQVYAVDYECNRSQPENDVMHPNKDGSPFVLAHVVYHDYNREWSAANFLDLPGFKLTSSAQRKITFNYKGNDYKEGKLLGINGNADLPDLQPNQGDDAAAKARKTRLKFSTKFTYEDYRVLLRNSEAAKTPKGYHRLVIELPKDDMEFAFDFAGSRNPAKNEPGEGATPGVTPGVTPGGGSTPDTGTSPAGAGSVKVERHKYIVDVVDGFKDENVPLPDIVPIRKMSVRKIWLDQRGYNIYTNVLYNDGLATDQEEDLEKNLDEAVPPEQEQPVQPPLMRPFASKIKLVPNGEYKDAKGKVIQPKMVEISDANLQTPAEETEHPERLGWYLTKKSEEDDRRIGLPLGTPLVVERVKNVNAVDPVDQDKGRPLMLTDFLSVSKTEGPTNKPNPGKLQPNYGRKKLTFDFKTGNNGKLSWTAELFKHLAEIDKKPHQFFQYTATEEGSEEQTDGYEKGMFMYHKAMVRAPGQAAGQTAGQAAGQAAGQAVGQAVGQEKWVEHTKLFEMELGGVKEENGKDMWVNPQSIVGNGISLEGLKELVVLNSEVPTIDVEVHKFWFGKYGKPLDFNTLSVGSAANPKPLTMEMLFLDPLIAKHLPTRNTALTAGSKWHGWIEAVRLKFRRTSPRTYDYELHEVGDSGGTLSYGGKKFDAIYIGRCLDGFKVINREQTYGFPPVVAICDCARMGMNKAYSAADRAYTAVSEAAGKAGNYIKRQVGKIFGGNGRQTETNGQGGCSSCHLD; encoded by the coding sequence ATGTTTGATATAAAACTGAAAAAAATCCCGGCGCTGCTTTTGGCTCTGGTGATGGTTGCTAGCACGGTTGCCCCGCTTAATATTTCGGAAGTGTATGCCCAAGATGCAGCGACACAGCCAGTCGATACAGCTATATTGACGCCAAAACCAGCTGCCCCAGCTTCAGCTACTCCGGAGAATACGACTCCGCTGCCCCCCACGACTAGCGAAGAAAACGCAGCCCCGACCTCACATGTAGAACCGGATAAATCCAACTACCCGAATGCGGATCAAATCGGCATGGAAGAAGGCGAAGCGGAGCTTGGAGAAAACTCTTCATTTGACGTGAACCAAAATCCGCCGCTGCGAGCACGCCGCATTGATGGACCTGACCCGATGACGGACGAGACAGCGCTTGAGCAAGTGAAAAATCCGCCGATGCCTACTTTGTACAGCTTGACCTTGAATTTTAAGGGAAAGAAAATAAAGAATGGGAAAGAGACAGATCCGCTGGTTTTGCATGATCCGTATCAAATCACCGTGGGAGAAAATGCATGGGGGAATGAATGGAACGATGTTCATACCAAAGTGAAGCTATTTCCGGCTGACGGATATACTATACCCGGTAAAGGCATCCTGGCTGGCAAACCAGACTACAGCGAAGTGCCTCGGGTAGAGGGTGAAGGAGAGAACAAATTTGTCGAACTCAATTATGACAATGTGGTAAATCTCGCCAAGGCAGCAGATAATCAGTCGGCCGATAATCAGCCGGACGATACCGGGGCAAACCTCAAGAAAGCGGAAGTTGATTACCTGTATGAGCCTGAAGAAGTTGAGGTGGCAGTAAATCATACGTTCCAATCTTTAGCTCAAGACAATAAAGGAGAATATAAGTATTTTTCACGCAAAAATATTGCGGCCTCACGTGAAAAAGGGTACGTAGGTGAAGAACGTGAACTTAAATTTTTGCCCGATGATCAGATCGAAGGGTTTATGCCCGAACCGAAAGGGTCAAAAATAGTTTTCCCATCGGCTAAATTGGCGCAAGGCTATACGAAGGAATTGCGCTATTTGCGGCAGTCTTACGAGGTCAATTATGACACGCAAGGCGGAACGTCGATCCCTCCGCGGAAGGTTCGTTTCGGGCAGCGTTTGCCCATCCCGGCGGAACCTAAGCTTGATGGCAGCCATTTTCTTGGCTGGATAACTAATAAAGATTTATATGAATATACGGAAGATGGGGCCAAGAAAGATGGCAATAACCCGATCTACAAGTGCCCGACGGAAGCTGAAGTTGCTCAGTTGAAGAGCGAGATCGCAAATAGTGCGGATGGCGACCCTGCTGCGGCAAAAGAACTTTCAAAAAGCCTTTCTGAGCAAGGAAAAATTATTACCACGGCGCAATTAAAAGATCCGAACGGCAAATATTATATGCCGGCCGGTGGCGTTACTTTTACCGCCATTTACAAATTCCCTGAGAATGTGCATTACACGGTCTATTATTGGCAAGAGAAAGCGAATCACCCGGATCGTCCGAATGGCTACGCGAACATTGATGAGGCGATGCAGGATTTTGATTTGATTACCACCACTTCGGCAGAAGCTCCGCCTGAGACGGACATGGTAACGGGGATATCACCTACTAATGGGCAAGCTGTAGACCTATTAAAAAAACACATTGGAGATCCTTTGTTCGCTCCAGCAACTGTCGAAGAAAAAAAGTTCCGGGATAATAACTTTTTTTACTATTACTTATTTGTGAGTAGCTTTGCTAATATCAAGAATAGACAGAGTGGTGACAGTAAATATCTTAGATATTCAAAGTACGAGCCTAGTTTCGCTGATCTTGCTGATCAGAAAACAACTGAAGAAATGACCAAAGATTTAAATCACGGAAAAAAGGTTTTGCTTAACGGAAAAGGTATATACAACGTTTTTTTAAAGAGGCGTGTTTATACGCTCAAGTTTGATCCGACTTCTGTTTTGGTTTTTCAAAAAACTAAAACTTTAGACAAACCTCACCACTTTAAAATGATTATAGGTGGTAAAGAATATACTGAGGAAAACCCTTATACCGTTACAGCCCGCTATGGGGAAAGTCTTAGCGAAAAAATGATTTTCCCGGAATATAGTGAAAAGGAGGAAAAAACGGACAAACCGATATTTGTAGGCACATTAGCAGAACCAAATAACTCAAGGGTAATAGATAATTCCTCTAATAAGGCTGTTAAAGAAGATGGTTATAGAGTGCTTAATGGGTGGAAAACATATATAGGAGAAAAAGTAACTAAAGCAGAAGAAATAACTAAACCAGAAGAAATGCAGAACTCTCTTTGGGCTGTGTCGCAAACACCCTTAACGAATCCGTGTATGATATGTGCGCACGATAAAGATTACAACATAAAATTTTTGATGTCTTCAACAACTCTGAATCAGCGGCAATATGAAATGGTGCATTATGTCTGTAGTGTAACCGACTTTGTGGAGAAAAATCCAAGGATTATCAAAGACTCATACTTCTCGGCTTTTAGCTTTGATACTGGTGATAATTATCGTAAATATATTACTTCAATTCCAACAGTGGAGGAGTATTACCGAGATAAAAATGATAGGAACCCCATAACTGACCCCAATGGTCCCAAAGATATATTTAAACTGGACATAAAGGAAAAGGACTTTGAAGACGCTAAGAAAAGCCTACTAGATCAATTTAAGAGTGCTAAAGAGACCATAATTGATCCTAACCATAACATTGATCCGGATGAAGAAATGAAAAACATCAAGTGGATAGATACGACTAACTTGATCAAACCTGGTAATGAAAATACAGAGTTTTTGGATAAAAACGGTATTCGTATTATCCAATATAGACGCAGAAGGAAAAAGCTATTTATACACGTTGATCCCGAAAACTTTAGTTTGCCGGAAGATCTTAGACCTGCCCATAAGTGGTACGAGAAGGATGCTTTCGACGCAGTTGTTGCAGCTTTAACCAAGCCGCTTACCCCTAATCAGCCACAAAAAACGGAGTATCTACATGTTTCCTATGAGACCCCGTTGTCTATGGTTGTCAATAAGCTGCCGAAGCCGACCCGGCCTGCTTGGGCGAAAGATTGTGAATTTCGTGGCTGGTCGCTTGACCCGAATGGTGCAATTATGTTGGCTAAATATGAGGGCGATGAAAATGGAAAGGCGAAATACAGAACCGTAAGTGAAGTAACTATGCCGAATGTTGCGCAGAATATTTATGCGCAGTGGGAAGATCCGCGCCTGTTTGAACTGCAATTCGATTTGGCCGGGGGAAAACTACCCGAAGGCAGTTTGACCAAGGAAAATTTACTCGGCTCGGACGAAGCGGCGGGAGATGCCAAGTTCGATGCTGCCAAAAATATCCTAACGGTAAAAGCCGGAACCAGTTTGCGCAAAAATTTGAACGAAACACCTAAGAGCGAAGGGCAAGCTCCCAACAACGAAGCTTTGGTGCCAGAAAAAGATGGCTATATTTTCCAAGGTTGGAAATATGAATATTATCAGACTGATGAGCGTGGCAAGGTGAAACGGGACGGAAACAAGCGGCCAATCATTGATGACGAATATTTGAAGATCTCCCAAGGCTTACCGGAATATTACGTTTTTGGTACGCCGGTATATCAGGCGGCAAAACTTACGGCACAGTGGGTGAAAAATCCGTTTATTAAGTTTAAAATCAACCATCATTTTTACAATAAGCAAGGAAAAGAAATCCTCCCCGCAGGCAAAACCGCTTTCTTTACCGAAACAGATGAAGGTAGGATCGGCTCAGATGTGACGGCAATCGGGCGCATGCAAAACAGCGAATGGCTCTTGATGACTAACGAAGATTTTAAAAAATCCGGGCTGACCCCGCCTCAGTGGCAGGATAACAGTTTCTTCCGCCGTCGCAAGCTTGTTGATCCTGATCCAAACAGCATAACGGCTAATCGAGCAGCTGACAGTGCCGATTGGAATCCGATAAACGACTTCGATTTTTACTACAAGCCGATTCGCCGGCAAGTATATGCGGTAGATTATGAATGCAACCGCAGTCAGCCGGAAAACGATGTGATGCATCCGAACAAGGACGGTAGCCCATTCGTTTTGGCTCATGTGGTGTACCACGACTATAATCGGGAGTGGTCTGCGGCTAATTTCTTGGATTTGCCGGGCTTTAAACTTACCAGTTCGGCGCAAAGAAAAATAACGTTCAATTACAAAGGCAATGACTATAAGGAAGGTAAATTACTCGGAATTAACGGGAACGCCGATCTGCCTGATTTGCAACCCAACCAGGGCGATGATGCTGCAGCAAAGGCTCGTAAAACAAGACTCAAATTCAGTACCAAGTTCACTTACGAGGACTATCGTGTCTTGCTCCGCAATTCTGAGGCTGCAAAAACGCCGAAGGGTTACCATCGCTTGGTTATCGAATTGCCGAAGGATGACATGGAATTTGCCTTTGACTTTGCCGGCTCGCGAAATCCTGCGAAGAATGAGCCGGGCGAAGGAGCAACGCCGGGAGTAACGCCGGGAGTAACGCCGGGAGGTGGATCAACTCCTGATACCGGTACTTCTCCGGCCGGGGCAGGCAGCGTTAAGGTCGAACGTCATAAGTATATCGTTGATGTTGTCGATGGTTTCAAAGACGAAAACGTCCCGTTACCGGATATTGTCCCAATCCGCAAGATGTCCGTGCGAAAAATTTGGTTGGATCAGCGCGGATATAATATATATACTAACGTGTTGTACAATGACGGACTGGCTACAGATCAGGAAGAAGATCTGGAAAAAAATCTGGATGAGGCCGTTCCACCGGAGCAAGAACAACCGGTTCAACCGCCCCTCATGCGGCCGTTCGCTAGCAAAATAAAGCTGGTACCGAATGGTGAGTACAAGGACGCTAAAGGGAAAGTAATTCAGCCCAAGATGGTTGAAATAAGTGATGCAAATCTGCAGACACCCGCGGAAGAAACAGAGCATCCTGAGCGTCTTGGCTGGTATTTGACGAAAAAATCGGAAGAAGATGACAGGAGAATCGGCTTGCCGCTCGGAACTCCGCTTGTAGTCGAACGGGTGAAGAATGTCAATGCAGTAGATCCAGTGGATCAAGATAAGGGAAGGCCGTTGATGCTGACCGATTTCTTATCTGTAAGCAAGACCGAAGGCCCGACGAATAAACCGAATCCCGGCAAGTTACAGCCTAACTATGGGCGCAAAAAGTTAACCTTTGATTTTAAGACGGGAAATAACGGGAAGTTGAGCTGGACGGCTGAATTGTTTAAGCATCTGGCAGAAATTGATAAAAAGCCACATCAATTTTTCCAATATACCGCTACCGAGGAAGGTTCTGAGGAACAAACTGACGGTTATGAGAAGGGCATGTTCATGTACCACAAGGCTATGGTAAGGGCACCCGGACAAGCGGCCGGACAAACGGCCGGACAAGCAGCCGGACAGGCGGCCGGACAAGCGGTCGGACAGGCGGTCGGACAAGAAAAGTGGGTAGAGCATACCAAGTTATTTGAAATGGAACTTGGCGGCGTCAAAGAAGAGAACGGCAAAGATATGTGGGTCAACCCGCAGTCGATTGTCGGTAACGGAATATCGCTCGAAGGCCTGAAAGAGTTAGTAGTACTGAACTCAGAAGTGCCGACCATCGACGTCGAAGTACACAAGTTTTGGTTCGGCAAGTACGGCAAGCCGCTCGATTTCAACACCCTGTCCGTAGGCTCGGCGGCCAACCCGAAACCATTGACGATGGAAATGCTTTTCCTCGACCCGCTTATTGCGAAACATCTGCCGACCCGAAACACGGCGTTGACGGCCGGGAGCAAGTGGCATGGCTGGATAGAGGCGGTGCGGCTGAAATTCCGGCGCACCAGCCCACGCACCTATGACTATGAACTGCACGAAGTCGGCGATTCCGGCGGAACGCTCAGCTATGGCGGCAAGAAATTTGACGCGATCTATATCGGGCGCTGCCTCGATGGCTTCAAGGTGATCAACCGCGAACAAACCTATGGCTTCCCACCGGTTGTAGCGATTTGCGACTGCGCCAGAATGGGCATGAACAAGGCTTATTCAGCCGCTGACAGAGCCTATACGGCCGTAAGCGAGGCGGCCGGTAAAGCCGGCAACTACATTAAACGCCAAGTCGGTAAAATTTTTGGCGGAAACGGTAGGCAAACTGAAACGAATGGACAGGGCGGCTGCTCGTCCTGCCATTTGGATTGA
- a CDS encoding IS3 family transposase yields MCCTTQGEKAAIIKELREKGYQLKYLLKAIGMSKSTYYFEINKSDVVADRNEELLIVIREIFEKNKHRYGVRRIYHELLNRGYHINHKRVQRLMHEAGLAGKRPKEKYHSYKGEVGKIADNIINRDFSTTAPLQKWTTDVSQFNFSWGKCYISPVLDMNTNEIISYNLSTSPNLEQVSRMLDRAFEKFPSVEGLIFHSDQGWQYMYAYFRNTLKERGIIQSMSRKGNCYDNCIMETFFGRLKNEMYYGYEKDYSSFEEFSKAVEEYIDYYNNKRIQAKTKWMPPVQYRIASMCPA; encoded by the coding sequence ATGTGCTGCACAACTCAAGGAGAAAAAGCAGCAATCATCAAAGAACTCCGTGAAAAAGGATACCAATTAAAATATCTCTTAAAAGCTATTGGCATGTCTAAATCAACTTATTATTTTGAGATTAACAAATCAGATGTAGTTGCTGATCGCAATGAAGAATTACTGATTGTTATTAGAGAAATATTTGAAAAAAACAAGCATAGATATGGTGTTCGTAGAATTTATCATGAATTACTAAATCGTGGATATCATATAAATCATAAGCGAGTTCAACGCCTTATGCATGAAGCAGGATTAGCTGGTAAGCGTCCAAAGGAAAAATATCATTCTTATAAGGGCGAAGTAGGTAAGATTGCTGATAATATAATAAATAGGGATTTCAGTACAACAGCACCATTGCAGAAATGGACAACAGATGTCTCTCAGTTTAATTTTTCATGGGGGAAATGCTATATCTCTCCAGTACTGGATATGAATACGAATGAAATCATTTCATATAATTTATCAACAAGCCCGAATCTTGAGCAGGTATCAAGAATGCTGGATAGAGCTTTTGAAAAATTCCCATCTGTTGAAGGGCTTATATTTCATTCAGACCAAGGTTGGCAGTATATGTATGCCTATTTTAGAAATACATTAAAAGAACGTGGGATCATTCAGTCTATGTCGCGAAAAGGTAATTGTTATGACAACTGTATAATGGAAACCTTCTTCGGAAGACTAAAGAATGAGATGTATTACGGCTATGAGAAAGATTATTCCTCCTTCGAAGAATTCTCAAAAGCAGTTGAAGAATATATAGATTACTATAATAATAAAAGAATTCAGGCAAAAACAAAATGGATGCCTCCTGTACAATACAGGATAGCATCCATGTGTCCAGCCTAG
- a CDS encoding type II toxin-antitoxin system YafQ family toxin: MSKHLDIVWTNQFKKDYKLAMKRHLDIDLLDDIIRKLASSEQLPEKNKDHALSGNWVGHRECHIQPDWLLVYRIENNLLVLTLSRTGTHSDLFGK; encoded by the coding sequence ATGAGTAAACATTTAGACATTGTTTGGACAAATCAATTTAAGAAGGACTACAAGCTGGCGATGAAACGGCATCTTGATATTGACCTTCTGGACGACATCATTCGCAAACTGGCAAGCAGCGAACAACTTCCAGAAAAGAATAAAGACCACGCTTTAAGCGGAAACTGGGTCGGGCATCGTGAGTGCCACATTCAGCCAGATTGGCTATTGGTCTATCGCATCGAGAATAATTTGCTCGTCTTGACATTATCCCGAACAGGAACGCACAGCGATTTATTTGGAAAGTAA
- a CDS encoding type II toxin-antitoxin system RelB/DinJ family antitoxin, whose product MATTTNFSVRMDSEIKKQCEAMYGELGINLTTAINVFLRQSLRVGGFPFDVRMEQPNKETMAAMLEAERIARDPSVKRYADVEEALRALKE is encoded by the coding sequence ATGGCTACCACAACTAATTTCAGTGTCCGTATGGACAGTGAAATTAAGAAACAGTGCGAAGCAATGTATGGTGAATTAGGTATCAACCTTACTACCGCTATCAATGTGTTTCTCCGCCAGTCGCTCCGGGTCGGCGGTTTTCCTTTTGATGTTCGCATGGAGCAGCCGAACAAGGAAACGATGGCAGCAATGCTAGAAGCGGAACGCATTGCCCGTGATCCATCTGTAAAACGCTACGCTGATGTAGAGGAAGCATTGCGGGCGTTGAAAGAATGA
- a CDS encoding helix-turn-helix domain-containing protein, giving the protein MTQKELAGRIGVTEAVMSRYVSGDREPKPDVLANIATALHTTSDFLLGIENKDFSQPRIRRMIARNAASMTEQEKKELINALFGEE; this is encoded by the coding sequence ATGACACAAAAAGAACTGGCAGGTCGAATTGGAGTAACCGAAGCAGTTATGTCAAGGTATGTCTCTGGCGATAGAGAGCCAAAGCCTGATGTTCTGGCAAACATCGCCACCGCACTACACACCACATCGGATTTTCTGCTTGGAATTGAAAACAAAGATTTCAGCCAGCCAAGAATCCGCCGTATGATTGCAAGAAATGCAGCGTCAATGACCGAGCAGGAAAAAAAAGAACTTATTAACGCTTTGTTTGGGGAGGAGTAA
- a CDS encoding ImmA/IrrE family metallo-endopeptidase, producing the protein MKKSEDGFSVEKNIGEWYIYYNDKKDYGRINNTIMHEIGHIVLDHSEDSELAEKEVKFFAKYALVPPVLVHKLKLDNPYDISDIFDVSFEAACYAHSYYKKWLQYGSADYTNYEITLLNLFQDDALFEDILSQKCICGKSFMELIKEIHVEEIF; encoded by the coding sequence ATGAAAAAGAGTGAAGATGGTTTTTCTGTAGAAAAGAACATTGGTGAATGGTACATTTACTACAATGACAAAAAGGACTATGGTCGAATCAACAATACCATAATGCATGAAATCGGGCATATTGTGTTAGACCACAGTGAGGATAGCGAATTGGCAGAAAAAGAAGTAAAGTTCTTTGCAAAATATGCACTCGTACCTCCTGTACTTGTCCACAAGCTGAAATTGGATAATCCATACGATATTTCAGACATATTCGATGTAAGTTTTGAGGCGGCTTGTTATGCACATTCTTACTACAAAAAGTGGCTGCAATATGGTTCTGCTGATTATACAAATTACGAAATCACGCTCTTGAATCTTTTCCAGGATGATGCCCTGTTTGAAGATATCTTATCTCAAAAATGCATTTGTGGAAAATCGTTCATGGAATTGATTAAAGAAATTCATGTGGAGGAGATTTTCTAA
- a CDS encoding glucosaminidase domain-containing protein, which produces MNKIKSGIAMVLMLAIVLLLVPQYTATQDVEAYEASPTVQRQFINAIAGSAVSIARSHGLFPSVMIAQAILESDWGRSKLSQPPYHNLFGIKGGSDGVIFDTLEDDGTGNCYGIRDSFRRYNSYLESLRDYAELFRSTPHLTRVYAPFVNSTTVEEACAALTGTYATDTSYGRKLMNIIIGYNLLVYDGAVNRAPSWEIKPKNDIVYSHFNSVNIRQDHNTSSPILMRAMAGDAFRRLGVTTGWTMIQIEDGRKAYIASEYVSTEKPTDVYEPEKDGYLSRSAPKDSDVTTNPSSLANSNGENTNNGNQSAKDNKNNPPAEPKNSPPPEPKNGAQDPAKAKHTEAEVKAAKAAADKAIAEGPSSATKSGVLDSRTAGIKQETKVDKTKLESLLGSNVNLPFASEDVKKEYVKTMKKAVALYWNPKATQKDIDKTVAELNKLRERAEQEDADGLKADNEQLRELVDKNTGVKLVYTKLAIDKTPIFKVEKNRHLSLSSVNRQFLRSRGQRWITYQLELCEDEQAEAAIAAKRAAEAAEAAAQVRAAKRQAPLPTTAAPAPTSAKQGKANNVEVGNKANKALALKSEIRLRLPIDKGFKESNIEVYHLVNDSLEKLNVKAANNGVVLQTSELGTYLLVERNVRLAEIKENNVVAAVSGDDLGVVSAPHLKRLYGFELVVIILVLALGALARYTYRRFAAEDKGP; this is translated from the coding sequence ATGAACAAGATAAAGTCAGGAATTGCGATGGTTTTGATGTTAGCCATTGTATTACTGCTTGTCCCACAATATACCGCGACTCAGGACGTGGAGGCTTACGAAGCAAGTCCGACTGTCCAACGACAATTCATAAATGCAATTGCCGGTTCGGCGGTTTCTATTGCTCGTTCACACGGGCTTTTCCCTTCGGTCATGATTGCTCAGGCAATTCTTGAAAGTGATTGGGGGCGGAGCAAATTATCGCAACCGCCTTACCACAACTTGTTTGGCATTAAAGGTGGTTCTGACGGTGTGATTTTTGACACATTGGAGGACGATGGCACCGGAAATTGTTACGGTATTCGTGACTCTTTCCGCCGGTACAATAGCTATTTGGAAAGTTTACGTGATTATGCTGAGCTTTTTAGAAGCACCCCGCACCTAACCCGGGTATATGCTCCGTTTGTGAATTCCACTACAGTAGAAGAAGCCTGCGCCGCCTTGACGGGAACTTACGCTACCGATACATCATATGGCCGCAAACTCATGAACATAATCATCGGCTATAATTTGTTAGTTTATGATGGTGCCGTCAACCGTGCACCGAGTTGGGAAATAAAACCAAAAAATGATATAGTATACAGCCATTTTAATTCGGTAAATATACGCCAAGATCACAATACTTCTTCACCAATTCTTATGCGAGCCATGGCGGGTGACGCATTCCGGCGTTTAGGCGTGACCACAGGCTGGACAATGATTCAAATTGAGGACGGTCGCAAAGCTTATATTGCCAGCGAGTATGTTTCGACTGAAAAACCGACCGATGTTTATGAGCCGGAGAAAGATGGGTATTTAAGCCGCTCGGCCCCCAAAGATTCAGACGTCACGACAAATCCGAGCAGCCTGGCCAATTCGAACGGAGAGAATACGAACAACGGCAATCAGTCGGCAAAAGATAACAAGAATAACCCACCGGCCGAACCGAAAAACTCACCGCCGCCGGAGCCGAAAAACGGTGCGCAAGATCCAGCTAAAGCCAAACACACAGAAGCAGAAGTAAAGGCAGCGAAGGCAGCTGCCGATAAAGCGATTGCAGAGGGCCCGTCCTCCGCGACGAAATCAGGCGTTCTGGATTCCCGTACCGCCGGGATCAAACAGGAAACCAAGGTCGATAAGACTAAGTTAGAAAGCTTGTTGGGATCAAATGTGAATCTTCCTTTCGCGTCCGAAGACGTAAAGAAAGAATACGTTAAAACCATGAAAAAAGCGGTGGCTTTGTATTGGAACCCGAAAGCTACACAGAAAGACATAGACAAGACGGTAGCCGAGTTAAATAAGCTTAGAGAACGCGCGGAGCAGGAAGATGCAGACGGCCTGAAAGCGGATAATGAGCAATTGCGTGAACTCGTTGATAAAAACACCGGCGTAAAGCTCGTTTATACCAAATTGGCCATAGACAAAACACCGATCTTTAAAGTTGAGAAGAATCGGCACCTGAGCCTTTCTTCGGTAAACCGACAATTCTTGCGCTCACGCGGTCAGCGTTGGATTACCTACCAGCTAGAACTGTGTGAAGATGAGCAGGCGGAAGCGGCTATTGCTGCGAAACGTGCTGCCGAAGCTGCTGAAGCCGCAGCACAAGTGCGGGCTGCCAAACGGCAAGCCCCGTTACCCACTACTGCTGCTCCGGCACCGACTTCTGCCAAACAGGGAAAAGCTAATAATGTGGAAGTAGGAAATAAAGCTAATAAAGCACTAGCGTTAAAGAGCGAAATACGCTTGCGTTTGCCGATTGACAAGGGCTTCAAAGAGAGCAACATCGAAGTTTACCACTTAGTGAACGACAGCTTGGAGAAATTAAATGTCAAAGCCGCCAATAACGGTGTTGTGTTGCAGACGTCCGAGTTAGGAACTTATCTACTGGTTGAACGCAATGTCCGCTTGGCGGAGATTAAGGAAAACAATGTTGTTGCAGCAGTCAGTGGCGATGATCTCGGTGTAGTTTCGGCACCTCACCTGAAAAGATTGTACGGCTTTGAACTGGTCGTTATAATTTTAGTACTTGCACTTGGTGCTTTGGCACGGTATACTTATAGACGTTTCGCTGCAGAAGATAAGGGCCCGTAG